The Morganella morganii sequence TCTGATTATCAGATTGATGACAGCGGCATTCCCAAACTGGTTGCCAAGCTTACTGAACACGGCCAGACTGCCCTGGGTGAACACCAGGACATCACACCGGAAGTCAGTGAACGGATCTACCGGGCTGCCGTCTGATACACCATAAACACTGATTGGAGGCCACATGAACAAACCTGCATTAGTTACCTTATCTGACGGACACTTAATGCCGCAACTGGGGCTGGGTGTCTGGAAAGCCGGGAACGACGTGGTCGGCTCTGCTGTGCAGACCGCACTCGAAACCGGTTACCGGCTGATTGATACTGCCGCGATTTATCAGAACGAGGAAGGTGTCGGTGAAGGACTGAAAGCGACCACCGTTCCCCGAGACGAGTTGTTTATCACCACCAAACTGTGGAACAGCGATCAGCAACATGCCGGTAAGGCGCTGGAAGCGAGCCTGAAAAAGTTACAGCTCGATTATGTGGATTTGTATCTGATCCACTGGCCCGCACCGGCAGAAGACCATTATGTCTCCGCCTGGGAGCAGTTGATTGAATTACAGAAATCCGGACTGACCCGCAGTATCGGTGTCTGTAATTTTGATATCGGCCATTTGCAGCGCATTATCCACAAAACCGGCGTGGCACCGGTACTCAATCAGATAGAACTGCATCCTCTGCTGCAACAGCGCGAGCTTCAGGCCTGGAATGCGACCCATTCCATTCACACTGAATCCTGGAGTCCGCTGGCACAGGGCGGCGAAGGCGTTTTTGATACTGATATCATTCAGGCATTAGCGGCGAAATACCAGAAAACACCAGCACAGATAGTGATTCGCTGGCATCTGGATCGCGGGCTGATTGTGATACCGAAATCAGTCACCCCTTCGCGGATTCATGAAAACTTTGATGTCTTTGATTTCCGTCTGGAGAAAGAAGAACTCTCACAGATTCAGTCTCTCGATTCAGGTACCCGCTTAGGGCCGGATCCAAAAGAATTTAATTAAGTTAGTTACTGTCTAAAAGCCATCTGTATAAATTATACAGGTGGTTTTTATTTATTTTATAACTGCTTTTCAAATGACCATTCAATAAACAAATAATTCATAAATAAAAAAGGGGAAATACACGAACGCAATATGTATTTCCCAAAGCATGGCAAATATAGCAGGATTAATTATCCAAATTTCAGCCTTGCTGTCATCAATATAATTAATTCACTATTTATTAAAAATAAATTCAAACGCCAATATGAAAGGAGGAGTATATGAAACATGACCTTTCAGTCACCATAACACAGCATTACCATTCAAGGTTAAAAGCCATGTTGTACATCACATCGTTCGAACCGGTGTATGCAACACCAGTCTTCACAGCGATGTTCTCGTTGAACCGGTAACCGGTTCCCACTGCGACTGCCTGAGTGGACTGGTATCCGCCCATCGCCGCAGTGATATTCAGTTTACCGACACCGTACGGCTGGAACAGACCGTTCAGTGCGGCACTGGCCGCCAGACCGTTATCAAGGCGCTCGTTGGTTTCACGTAAATCATTTTCCAGTGAACGCAGATCCTGGCGGTTCTTCAGGATATCGAGGGTATTTTTATCAATTTTGGTCGCGTGTTTATCAATATCTCTTCTGTTAGCATTAGCCACATTGGTTGTCGTATTACTCTTTTTGCGAACATCTTTTAAATCTGTTGTCAGCTTGTCTGAACCGGCTTTCAGTTCAGAGATCATTTTTCCCTGCTGCTGAATTTCGTTACCCTGTGAAAAATTCACTTCATCTGTCAGTTCGATAGCTGATTCCAGATTATTAATTTCCTGCTCATTCTTCTTACTATCTTGTTTTAACTGATAAATTGCATTATCGGCAGGGATCGCTCGTTCAATCAGAGAATTGATATTATTTCTTATGTTTTTATTTTCCGAATGAAGTTCTTCGAGTTGATCATCCTGTTCTTTATTCACAGTCTGAACGGCTGAGATATCCGTATGCAGTTCACCCACAGATAAAATGACAGATTCACTCTGTATTTTGATACTGTCTGCATCCTGTTTTAACTGAGATATCTCATTGAATACCGGTGATATTGTCTCATTTATCTCATTGATTTTAACTTCAGCAGACAGGGCTGCCGCCCCCAGTTTCTCCAGCTTAGTATCCTGTTTTTCATTAGCATCCTGTATATTTTTCATGTCACTATTAAATTCATCAATAGTTTGAGATAATGACTGATTATAAACAGGGGAATTACTCTGTATCTCCGTAACACTGTTCAGTGTATGATTAATTTTGTCATTTAAGTAATTATATGTTTGAATAACTTCTGAAATACCCGCACTGCGGTCATACTCATTTTTAATTTCAGATGTAATCAATGGCTGATAATTATTTTCTACAAAATATAATTTAGTACTGGTTTCCGGTACTAATACCGGAATCTCGTCTTCAGTAACTTTTTTATATTCAGATAAATCAACAAGTGTTCTTGCATAATAGTAGTTGCTGTTATCATCAGCGTTCGCATATGAAAAAGGCAGCATGATAAGCAGGGAAATTAAATTTTTTTTTCATTCATTAACTCTCAATATAGATAAAACAGGATTTGAAAAAATATACCTGCATTACCGCAGAGAAAGAATAAACAAAACATAAACACAAAAAAAAGCCAAAAAATATAGTTAGGTAATTATTTTAACAGAAGAGAATCGAATCGTTTTTCCGGAGAAATAAAAAATCCGCCGCAGCGGATTTTTTATTTTAACAAACGTGATTATTTATCTTTAATCAGGCTGTGCATTTCCTGTACTGAAATCACTCTCTCTGTCGGATCCATATTCAGAGACAGTGTGGTGGCAAAGCCGCCGTTCATGGTGGTGTCGTAATGCACTTTATATTGCAGGGCGCTGCGGCGGATCACTTTGGAATCCTCAATCGCCTGACGACCGGCGGTGGTATTCACAATGTAATCGTATTCGCCGTTTTTAATTCTGTCCTGAATGTGAGGGCGACCTTCGTGCACCTTATTCACCAGGCGCGGGTTAATACCCGCCTCACCCAGCACAATCGCAGTACCGTGTGTCGCATCCAGCTCAAAACCCTGTTTCAGCAGTTTTGCCGCCAGATCCACCACCCGCGCTTTATCACCTTCGCGGACAGAGAGCAGCGCACGGCCTTTCTTCTTCAGTGAGGAAGAGCTGCCGAGCATGGCTTTGGCAAAGGCTTCCGCAAAGGTGCGTCCCACGCCCATCACTTCCCCGGTAGAGCGCATTTCCGGCCCTAAAATCGGGTCAACGCCCGGGAATTTGTTGAATGGCAGCACCACTTCTTTCACCGAGTAGTACGGCGGGATGACTTCTTTTGTCACACCCTGCTGCGTCAGTGTCTGACCGGCCATCACGCGCGCTGCGACTTTCGCCAGCGGCACCCCGGTGGCTTTGGAGACAAACGGCACCGTACGCGCCGCACGCGGGTTAACTTCAATCAGATACACTTCGTTGTCTTTGACCGCAAACTGGGTGTTCATCAGACCGCGCACACGCAGTTCCATCGCCAGTTTTCTCACCTGGTCGCGCATCACATCCTGGATTTCCTGACTCAGCGTGTAAGCCGGTAACGAGCAGGCAGAATCCCCGGAGTGAACCCCCGCCTGTTCGATGTGCTCCATAATGCCGCCAATCAGCACCTGTTCGCCGTCGCAGATAGCATCGACATCCACCTCAATCGCATCGTCGAGGAAGCGGTCAAGCAGTACCGGCGCGTCATTGGAGACACTGACTGCATTCTGGAAGTAACGGCGCAGGTCGGTTTCGTCGCAGACGATTTCCATCGCGCGACCGCCCAGCACATAAGAAGGACGCACCACCAGCGGATAACCAATTTCTTTTGCCCGCTCAACCGCCTGCTCAATATTAGAGACGGTGGCGTTTGCCGGTTGTTTCAGGCCGAGGCGGACGACCGCCTGCTGGAAACGCTCGCGGTCTTCCGCGCGGTCAATCGCATCCGGGCTGGTACCGATAACCGGCACACCGGCCGCTTCCAGGCTGCGCGCCAGTTTCAGCGGAGTCTGGCCGCCGTACTGAACAATCACACCCGCCGGTTTTTCGACACGCACGATTTCCAGCACATCTTCCAGCGTCACCGGCTCGAAATAGAGGCGGTCAGAAGTGTCGTAGTCAGTGGAAACCGTTTCCGGGTTGCAGTTGACCATGATGGTTTCGTAGCCGTCTTCACGCAGCGCCATCGCCGCGTGTACGCAGCAGTAGTCAAACTCAATGCCCTGGCCGATACGGTTCGGCCCGCCGCCGAGTACCATAATTTTCGGTTTGTCGTTGTTCGGCTGCGCTTCACACTCTTCTTCATAGGTGGAGTAGAGATAGGCGGTGTCAGTGGCAAATTCCGCCGCGCAGGTATCCACACGCTTATAAACCGGCCACAGCTGATAGCTGTCACGCAGTTTGCGGATTTCAGCTTCCGCCACACCGACCAGTTTTGCCAGCCGCGCATCCGCAAAACCTTTGCGTTTCAGGTGACGCAGGAATTCGGGGGTCAGGCCGTTAATCCCGACTTCTGCCACCTGCTCTTCCAGACGCACCAGCTCTTCAATCTGTACCAGGAACCAGCGGTCAACGTTGGTCAGGTTAAATACGCCGTCAACTGACAGTCCGGCGCGGAATGCGTCCGCGATATACCAGATCCGCTCGCCGCCCGCTTCTTTCAGCTCACGGCGGATGCGGGTCAGTGCATCCGGGTCGTCCAGGTTCACTTTCGGATCAAAACCGGTCGCGCCCACTTCGAGGCCGCGCAGCGCTTTTTGCAGGGATTCCTGCTGAGTGCGGCCGATAGCCATCACTTCACCGACGGATTTCATCTGTGTGGTCAGACGGTCATTGGTGCCGGCAAATTTTTCAAAGTTAAAGCGCGGGATTTTTGTCACAACATAGTCGATGGACGGCTCAAAGGAGGCCGGT is a genomic window containing:
- the dkgA gene encoding 2,5-didehydrogluconate reductase DkgA, which encodes MNKPALVTLSDGHLMPQLGLGVWKAGNDVVGSAVQTALETGYRLIDTAAIYQNEEGVGEGLKATTVPRDELFITTKLWNSDQQHAGKALEASLKKLQLDYVDLYLIHWPAPAEDHYVSAWEQLIELQKSGLTRSIGVCNFDIGHLQRIIHKTGVAPVLNQIELHPLLQQRELQAWNATHSIHTESWSPLAQGGEGVFDTDIIQALAAKYQKTPAQIVIRWHLDRGLIVIPKSVTPSRIHENFDVFDFRLEKEELSQIQSLDSGTRLGPDPKEFN
- a CDS encoding YadA-like family protein, encoding MLPFSYANADDNSNYYYARTLVDLSEYKKVTEDEIPVLVPETSTKLYFVENNYQPLITSEIKNEYDRSAGISEVIQTYNYLNDKINHTLNSVTEIQSNSPVYNQSLSQTIDEFNSDMKNIQDANEKQDTKLEKLGAAALSAEVKINEINETISPVFNEISQLKQDADSIKIQSESVILSVGELHTDISAVQTVNKEQDDQLEELHSENKNIRNNINSLIERAIPADNAIYQLKQDSKKNEQEINNLESAIELTDEVNFSQGNEIQQQGKMISELKAGSDKLTTDLKDVRKKSNTTTNVANANRRDIDKHATKIDKNTLDILKNRQDLRSLENDLRETNERLDNGLAASAALNGLFQPYGVGKLNITAAMGGYQSTQAVAVGTGYRFNENIAVKTGVAYTGSNDVMYNMAFNLEW
- the carB gene encoding carbamoyl-phosphate synthase large subunit, with amino-acid sequence MAKRTDISSILILGAGPIVIGQACEFDYSGAQACKALREEGYRVILVNSNPATIMTDPEMADATYIEPIHWEVVRKIIEKERPDAVLPTMGGQTALNCALDLERHGVLAEFGVEMIGATADAIDKAEDRRRFDIAMKKIGLDTARSGIAHTMEEAFAVADDVGFPCIIRPSFTMGGTGGGIAYNREEFEEICTRGLDLSPTNELLIDESLIGWKEYEMEVVRDKNDNCIIVCSIENFDAMGIHTGDSITVAPAQTLTDKEYQIMRNASMAVLREIGVETGGSNVQFSVNPKTGRLIVIEMNPRVSRSSALASKATGFPIAKIAAKLAVGYTLDELSNDITGGLTPASFEPSIDYVVTKIPRFNFEKFAGTNDRLTTQMKSVGEVMAIGRTQQESLQKALRGLEVGATGFDPKVNLDDPDALTRIRRELKEAGGERIWYIADAFRAGLSVDGVFNLTNVDRWFLVQIEELVRLEEQVAEVGINGLTPEFLRHLKRKGFADARLAKLVGVAEAEIRKLRDSYQLWPVYKRVDTCAAEFATDTAYLYSTYEEECEAQPNNDKPKIMVLGGGPNRIGQGIEFDYCCVHAAMALREDGYETIMVNCNPETVSTDYDTSDRLYFEPVTLEDVLEIVRVEKPAGVIVQYGGQTPLKLARSLEAAGVPVIGTSPDAIDRAEDRERFQQAVVRLGLKQPANATVSNIEQAVERAKEIGYPLVVRPSYVLGGRAMEIVCDETDLRRYFQNAVSVSNDAPVLLDRFLDDAIEVDVDAICDGEQVLIGGIMEHIEQAGVHSGDSACSLPAYTLSQEIQDVMRDQVRKLAMELRVRGLMNTQFAVKDNEVYLIEVNPRAARTVPFVSKATGVPLAKVAARVMAGQTLTQQGVTKEVIPPYYSVKEVVLPFNKFPGVDPILGPEMRSTGEVMGVGRTFAEAFAKAMLGSSSSLKKKGRALLSVREGDKARVVDLAAKLLKQGFELDATHGTAIVLGEAGINPRLVNKVHEGRPHIQDRIKNGEYDYIVNTTAGRQAIEDSKVIRRSALQYKVHYDTTMNGGFATTLSLNMDPTERVISVQEMHSLIKDK